The genomic window aacaaaaccaacaaacTACATTACGCAATTAGACGAAAAATAGAGATGAAATTAAAGCGAGGGCGTTCTATCTCCTTGTTGAAAGTAACGGTATCCAGTGATTATGTTTGCAGCTAATGTTTGTACACTAACTGTCTACTAAGCACATTTACTGACGAaatatgctgtctgaaacgtctgaccgtttgcaAATTTTAAAGATTGGGGGTCCAGGCTGCCACGCGATAGATATTTTacagattgggggtctggcatccaggctagtatCCAGtttcttacctggatgtctaaccttaattcACAAACATTATCTTCCATAGGTCAGCAGATAACGAGGACGATGTGAGTTTGGTCGGGTACCGCGAGAAGGACCGAGTCTACTTCAAGGTGGTGAAACTCGTCCCGCCCAACACCGAGCTGCTGGCGACCTTCCAGCGGGACCGGGAGGCGTCAGACCCGGCGGCTGAGGCGGCGGAGAGCCAGCGACTGTTCCTGGAGTTCACCGCCCCTCTCTTCGCCGCGCTACAACAGAGGCTGGGTGAGCGAGGTAACGTACACTATGGCTTATCTTCGTATAGATGTTCGGAACCAAGATCGCGCGCCGCAAACAAAATTACACATGGGTTACCACCTTCGCTAATAATATTTTGGGTagcgttttttgtttgtttgtatatggaTGAAAAGCACAACTCAAGAAACGACGCTTGGATTTTCAATAAACGTTATTATTTATTCCCCAGGCTCTGATCCTCCTGCTAAGCGGACCGGTGCAGACCTGTCCCCCGGCGCGCGCGCACAGGCGGCCCGCAGCATCACCCTGGTCACCCCGCcgctggaggaggaggagaggagGGTTCTGGGCAACGCGACTGGACATCTCGGGCACCAGGTAGCACAGGTAAGGGTGTTCTCATAGCGGGAAGAACGATTTCCACAGCATCTACAAATCATGGACATCGTGTCCGTACGCACTGTTCTTCATTATAAATTACGAGCTGTCTTCGTTTTCTGTAATTTTCGTTCTCTTGACGTGTAGTTGGAAATTAAAGTTGTCCGAATGATCACTGTTGTTTCTCTATTTGTCGACAAACTAGATCTCTCATTCCGTGAAGCCGGCCCTCCCATCGTTCCGTCCTCAGACCACTCACACCGCACATCCCCCTACCCCCAACACACATCCCCGCACCCACACTGCACGTCCTCCCACCCACACCGCACATCCCCGCACTCCCACCACACACCCTCCCACCCCACATCCCCGCACCCACACCACGCATCCTCCTACCCACACCACACATCCCCCTACCCCCACCACACATCCCCGTACACCTCATccccccacccacacacccCTTCCCCCCACTCACACACCCCATCCCCCCACCCGGCGGCGTAACGGCGAGAGGACCCTACTGCCGTGCGAGGTTTGCGGGAAGGCGTTCGACAGACCCTCTCTGCTCAGGAGGCACATGCGGACACACACAGGTCAGAGAAATAGCTTAATTTACTTTCCTTTtgtttgcttacttgcttatgtcgagaccttccagtcacgagtcgagatggcagcccaagtctTTCGTTCCTTTCTTTTGGACAGAGACAAATACAATGTGGCAGTGCACTCAAGTTGATAATGTATTAGAACAGTACTACATACAAAGTCTTCCCCATTGGTCGAACCAATTATTGCCATGCTCTCATTGGTAGAACCGTAGAACGgataattgtgattgacagtcaggatcgtCCAATGGTAACACTCCTTCGTCCTCCTCCTCCAGGTGAAAAGCCGCACGCATGTGACGTGTGTGGGAAGGCCTTCAGCACGTCCTCCTCCCTGAACACACACCGACGGATCCACAGCGGGGAGAAACCGCATGTCTGTCAAGTGTGCGGCAAGCGTTTCACGGCCTCATCCAACCTCTACTACCATAGGATGACGCACATGAAGGTACGCCGTGTTTTTAACATTCCAGCCAATCGTCGGCTTCGTAACTTGGGTCTCAAGTCGACTTGTGAAATTCcaaagtagcctggaatccagtccAGTCCGGTTCCAATAGATATTTCATAGAAGGTATCCAACCACTGTTTTGTTCGTGCAGATTCATCTCAAATGGTTGCCATTTGTAACTTGTCACCGTCTTTTTACTTTCCATCGTTCGTGTCCGCGGTGCTGAACTGATTTCCCTATAATCCGTAGCATTCTGTTAGTTCGGACCAAGTTCACCCATTTTAAACAGCACCAAAGTTAATGGCAGTAGCGTACGTAGTcaagtggttagtgaccctgtcGCTGGAACAAGAgtttgggagttcgaatcctgccggttgtcgctcacctgacatgcaagCTACTGGAAAGTGTCGCAGACTCGCAGTCTTTAGGACGGGGCGCTAAGCAGTGTTCCACTGTCAGTTGTACTTGTCAAAAGAGCAGAGGACTTTTCCCCGTACAAAGAACCTGTGAATGTTGTACATGAATTCTCTTGTCAcggccagtggaagagtagctaatcagtgagctaaactggttcgagattctGCCTTGCATTCTGAATCAAGTGGCATCGTGTGActcaatcggtagggtgtttcgccctgAACCGTGAGTTCccaggttcgaaaccactggtatgccacgacgttgtgccattgggaaaggcactttacacgactttccttactccacccaggcgtgaatgggtaacgttacctgacttcggttgaggaaggtcgtattgaggtcacctgctggcgctgaatggcagccgcccagacccttctacaaagtgcaagtgtggagcaaatatgtatctgttgtatattatgtgattgtaaaccctgcagcaattcagcactggctgccattgcacgggtaatttcttaCCAAGAAACCATTTAATCATCTTATTGTTTTCTCCACAGGATAAGCCCCATAAGTGCACCATGTGTTCCAAGTCTTTCCCGACACCCGGCGACCTGAAGAGCCACATGTACGTTCACAACGGCTCGTGGCCGTTCAAATGTGACGTCTGCAACCGGGGCTTCAGTAAGCTGACCAACCTCAAGAACCACATGGTCTTACATTCCGGTAGGCGCTTCGTTCTTCTGAAATTTCTCAAGCATCTttaatgtcatgcaaaagttaaaggaaagctacacaaaaaattgaaaatccttctatgctttGCTTAAtacattccaaagtcaaattcttacttcaagttgtttcacataagtccgtcatagatCTAGGATtgtccacagtttgcaactgacgccttctcgcctgataattgaattatatgacgtcagtgtttcaaatttttcacctgatgagaaggcgtcagcacggcataagttgcaaacagtggaaaatcccagaactatgacggacttatgtgaaacaacttgaagtaagaatttgactttggaatataataagcatagcatagaaggattttcaatttttgtgtagctttcctttaaaagatATGTACTTCTTATCCAGATACTAACAGGATGAAAAGGAatatattttgtacatcaaCAAAATCTAGAAGCTTGGCGATAAAATTGGCAATCTTTCATATATCTATTGATGTCATCATCGGGCAAGTCTGTTGATGGCTGTAGCCCATTCGTCACTTCGCTATTTTCTCGTTAACCACAACGGAAAGGGAGTGAGTGagactgtgcatgtgtgtgtgtgtgtgcatgtgtgtgtgcatgtgtaggtatgtgtgtgcgtgtgtgtgtgtgtgtgtgtatggcaGTCTGTGCTtgattgtgtgtgtatgcatatttatgtgtgtggtgtgaatatatgtacacacacacgtgtgtgtgtgtgtgtgtgtgcgtgtgcgtgcgtgcgtgtgtgaatgtgtgcgtTTTAAGAATGTTTTAAGTATGACCTCTCTTATAACCTTGGTCTCCACGCTTAACATTACAGGCGAGAAGAAGTATGAGTGTCCGCTGTGCCACAAACGGTTCGCCCTGCCCTGTAACCTGCGCACTCACCTGAAGACCGTCTGTCACCAGGGACAACGTGAGTAACCAAACTTCTCAGAACACCTTTCTTTGCTCAGAGTATcctcttaaaggaaacccaataAATATTTGAGCACGGAAATCagactttgaaagtcaatttatttacttatttctattcatgattacttcaagcaacactatcacaatgtatagcaacatccatgatgcaaaaatacgatgtcgttgtgatgtgagaactcgctgaaaatcgtccccggggtttttgtaggctggcgaaactaaggggatttACGGCAGTTTTAAAATGTATGAAGTTATTttgcaaatgtgcttaacagtgtaagtaaatgtcattaccatcaagatttcagtattttttctatttccagtttttgggccctaatattgcttctGTTGCCTTTAAGATAATTGATCCCACATGTTGTAAAAAGAGTGGGGCTTTTTCTCTTcctctgcttccaaaaaagaagccaaagcCAGTCCAGTAATATAGCCAACACTAGCTTTTTGAATTGAGCTCCGAAGTTGTTGTTACAACAATGCCAATCACTGCccttgtcacatgtatgtttcccgTGTCTCTAACCAAATGTGTTTCCAAAGTCcacgtacttgcaattagcctttgggtatgaacttgcaaataaactttcagTATCAGTCATCACAGTGCTTGTGAGAAAGTATTGATGTGTTTTAGAGGGGAGCTGCCCCAATCATGTTATCATGTGTTCCAGTGTATCAAATGATACACATTTCCTTTTATAATTTGAAATCTGGACTATCTACATTTGATACCATTTGGAAACCAAGCCCATTAATGGCATTATGACTGCTGACCACATCTTGATCTATCCACAGTGCCCCAGCAGCCGTGTACGCGGTGCGGCCAGGTCCTGACGCAGGACGAGCTGTCCCGGAACCCGAACGGAATGTGCGGCCCCTGCTGCCTGGCCAAGTTGGACATGGCGACCCGCGACAGGCCCCATCTCCAGTCAGGCTTCTTCCGCGGCATGGAGATGAAAGTTGAACATTGATACGCCAGCTTTCCAGAAAAGGTGGGCTAGGCTAGTGGGATGGGCCTGATGGGGTTACCAACCCACTAGTCGAGCCCACCTTTTCCGGTAACCCCTGAGACACCAAGAATCAACAGGAAATGCTACAGATGATAAAACGTAGATGTATGTAAAGCATCAAGAGTAACTGAGGAAACGTTTTTGTTACACAGAAGTACTTGTGGATAAAAGGCTGCATTGAAAGGATAGCCACGGATATCTGGAGATTAAAGTTTACAATGACATTTTGACTGGGGAAACAATGTGTAATATATATGGTCACATTCCAAGTTATTGACATTTAATCAACAGTGTAGTTCATCACATATCCTACACTGCATATTCTCACCAATATTTCACAAAGTGCTTTAATTCGCAAAATTTTTTCACGTCAGCTGTTTCAAAACCGTTCAAGAAAAAAAGGGATGTTAGATCACAGGTTACTTTCATGTAAACGTTTATGCTTTTAGTTGACATTGCTAAAGAACATGAATTTTATCCAAAGTCATTAGGGAAAAAGAGCCATTTCTGTAAGATTGTTGCTTAAAATGTGCTAACTTCAGTAAATCCGAATCGGAGacttgtacagtaactgttgtatattGCTTCACTTATCTCCTATGTGCCACACTATGCAAATTAATGTGCAATTTTATTTTAGAAGTGTGATATCATTGTCAAACGTGCACTTACGCTCAACATCTGTCCAAATGCTGGCATTGTCTTGTGTAACGTCAGAATGTATCATGTACAGCACCAAGCTAGTGGGTGTGTCATTCCCTCTTCTTAGGAATTGTTAATGATACAAATGACagacatgacatgtacatgtacatgcttgaAAAGAATCTTTCTTTCTATGTCCTCTGTGTAGTTAGACTGGTTGGATCAATCTGTGTAAGACTTTCATGGATATCTGGTCA from Branchiostoma lanceolatum isolate klBraLanc5 chromosome 4, klBraLanc5.hap2, whole genome shotgun sequence includes these protein-coding regions:
- the LOC136434142 gene encoding zinc finger protein 135-like, which encodes MESCILIPSEFAVGPSHVGDQTNFLEMSISVWSAQTLRPGTVFLPDQGRVVLDRLEVYTYLKKDDVRHEFGNYDDIQVVDDRKVRHCNWVRFLRSADNEDDVSLVGYREKDRVYFKVVKLVPPNTELLATFQRDREASDPAAEAAESQRLFLEFTAPLFAALQQRLGERGSDPPAKRTGADLSPGARAQAARSITLVTPPLEEEERRVLGNATGHLGHQVAQISHSVKPALPSFRPQTTHTAHPPTPNTHPRTHTARPPTHTAHPRTPTTHPPTPHPRTHTTHPPTHTTHPPTPTTHPRTPHPPTHTPLPPTHTPHPPTRRRNGERTLLPCEVCGKAFDRPSLLRRHMRTHTGEKPHACDVCGKAFSTSSSLNTHRRIHSGEKPHVCQVCGKRFTASSNLYYHRMTHMKDKPHKCTMCSKSFPTPGDLKSHMYVHNGSWPFKCDVCNRGFSKLTNLKNHMVLHSGEKKYECPLCHKRFALPCNLRTHLKTVCHQGQLPQQPCTRCGQVLTQDELSRNPNGMCGPCCLAKLDMATRDRPHLQSGFFRGMEMKVEH